A genomic region of Populus nigra chromosome 11, ddPopNigr1.1, whole genome shotgun sequence contains the following coding sequences:
- the LOC133706189 gene encoding probable O-methyltransferase 3 — protein sequence MINLADGKHDPELLKAQAHVWNHIFNFINSMSLKCAIDLGIPDIINKHSKPVTLPELIAALPVHPSKARCVPRLMRLLIHSGFFEKQKVSEDDQEEGYVLTNASQLLLKDNPFSVTPFLQAMLDPILTKPWHFVSTWLKNDDPTPFDTAHGRTFWDYGGHEPTLNHFFNDAMASDARLVTRVLINECKEVFEGLGSLVDVGGGTGTVAKSIAEAFPHLDCTVFDLPHVVADLQGSENLKYVGGDMFEAIPPADGIVLKWILHDWNDEECAKILKKCKEAIKDREGGKVMIIDMMMENQKGEDDSIETQIFFDMLMMILVTGQERNEKEWAKLFSDAGFSNYKITPILGLRSIIEVFP from the exons ATGATCAATTTGGCCGATGGAAAGCATGATCCTGAGCTACTTAAAGCTCAAGCTCATGTATGGAATCACATATTCAACTTCATAAACTCAATGTCTCTAAAATGTGCAATTGATCTAGGCATACCCGATATCATCAACAAACACAGCAAACCTGTGACCCTCCCTGAGCTCATTGCCGCCCTACCTGTCCACCCTAGCAAAGCTCGTTGTGTCCCTCGCCTCATGCGCTTGTTGATCCATTCTGGTTTCTTTGAGAAACAAAAGGTTAGCGAAGATGATCAAGAAGAAGGTTATGTTCTCACCAATGCATCCCAGCTTCTCCTCAAGGACAATCCCTTCAGTGTAACACCATTCTTGCAAGCCATGCTTGACCCAATTTTAACAAAGCCATGGCATTTTGTGAGCACTTggttaaaaaatgatgatccTACTCCATTTGACACGGCTCATGGGAGGACATTTTGGGACTATGGCGGCCATGAACCAACGCTTAACCATTTCTTTAATGATGCCATGGCTAGTGATGCTCGTTTGGTTACGAGAGTGTTAATTAATGAGTGCAAGGAGGTGTTTGAAGGGTTGGGTTCATTGGTGGATGTTGGAGGCGGCACCGGAACCGTGGCCAAGTCCATAGCAGAAGCTTTCCCACACTTGGATTGTACTGTATTCGATCTCCCACATGTGGTAGCTGATTTACAGGGCAGTGAAAACTTAAAATATGTTGGCGGAGACATGTTCGAGGCTATTCCTCCTGCAGATGGAATTGTACTAAAG TGGATTCTACATGACTGGAATGATGAAGAATGTGCTAAGATACTTAAGAAATGCAAGGAAGCAATCAAGGACAGGGAAGGAGGGAAGGTGATGATCATAGACATGATGATGGAGAACCAGAAAGGAGAAGACGACTCAATTGAAACACAAATATTCTTCGACATGCTCATGATGATTTTGGTCACTGGCcaagaaagaaatgagaaagaaTGGGCTAAACTATTCTCTGATGCTGGTTTTAGTAACTACAAGATAACTCCCATACTGGGTTTGAGGTCTATCATTGAAGTATTCCCTTGA